The sequence CCTTGGTCGAATCCGAGCCAGGGATGATCAGCGCCAGCGGGTGTCTGCCGTCTCCGCTCGGCACGCGAAGAACGGCCCGAAGTTCCCCGTCCTCGAAGGGAACGGCGACCATCTCACCCTGCTCCGCGGCGAGGTCGTATACGATGCCGGCGCCCTCCGGTCCGCCGAGCAATAGCCGGGGACAAAGGGGCACCATCATGGCCTGCTGTCAAAGCAACCCGGCCGCAACATAGCGATCATCGCCGGGAGTAACGCGTCCCGGCGAAAGGCGTTGCAGCCACTCTGTTCGACGCGAGGTATTAGGCCAGGCAGAGGCGGCCAGACTCGACAGTCGCCGGGTGAGACCCAGAGCCTAAGCGACCACCAACCCCGCCGGGCCGGCCACCGTTTCCCCGATCACCGCTGCGCCGAAGCCGTGCTTGCCGAAGAGGCCGAGCACGTCCTGCGCGGACGACCGGTCACAGGCGACGAGCAAGCCGCCGCTCGTCTGCGGATCGCAAAGCAGCGCCTTGTCGATCGCGCCCATCTCGCGGTCAAAGGCCACGTCCTGACCATAGCTTGCCCAATTCCGCCCGGAGGCGCCGGTGACGAAACCGGCGGCAGCGAGATCGAAAGCACCTTCCAGAAGGGGAACGGCGGACCAGTCGATCCGGACCTGGCAATTCGATCCACGCGCCATTTCGAGCGCGTGGCCGGCAAGGCCGAAGCCTGTCACGTCGGTCATGGCATGGACGCCGGAAAGCCGCGCGAGATCCGGTCCCGGCGTATTCAGCCGGGTGGTGCTATCAAGCATGCGGGCATAGCCGGCCCCATCGAGCGCGCCCTTTTTCAGCGCCGCGGAAAAGATGCCGACGCCGAGCGGTTTGCCGAGGATGAGCACGTCGCCGGCACGGGCGCCGTTGTTGCGTTTCAGATGCGCGGGATCGACGAGGCCGATCGCGACGAGACCGTAGATCGGCTCGACGGAATCGATCGTGTGGCCGCCGGCGATCGGAATGCCGGCCGCCCGGCAGGCCGCCGCGCCGCCGTCGAGGATGGCGCCGATGGTTTCGGTCGACAGCACGTTGACCGGCATGCCGACGAGTGCCAGCGCAAAGATCGGCGTGCCGCCCATTGCGTAGACATCGCTGATCGCATTGGTCGCGGCGATCCTGCCGAAATCGTGGGGATCGTCGACAACAGGC comes from Ensifer sp. PDNC004 and encodes:
- the selD gene encoding selenide, water dikinase SelD, which encodes MSSLPASSEPRLTSLAHGGGCGCKIAPGVLQEILRGRVQLPVPPELLVGIETSDDAAVYRLNDHQAVVATTDFFMPVVDDPHDFGRIAATNAISDVYAMGGTPIFALALVGMPVNVLSTETIGAILDGGAAACRAAGIPIAGGHTIDSVEPIYGLVAIGLVDPAHLKRNNGARAGDVLILGKPLGVGIFSAALKKGALDGAGYARMLDSTTRLNTPGPDLARLSGVHAMTDVTGFGLAGHALEMARGSNCQVRIDWSAVPLLEGAFDLAAAGFVTGASGRNWASYGQDVAFDREMGAIDKALLCDPQTSGGLLVACDRSSAQDVLGLFGKHGFGAAVIGETVAGPAGLVVA